CGGGGTACTAGCCCAGGTCGCCGATCTCTCGTGCAAGCTCAGACTCAAACGAATCCTCGAATGAGACACGGTTCGTCGGTTCGGGCACCGCCGCTGGGGCATGCTTCCTCTCCGAGGGCACATGTTCGGACTCTCGAGGCTCGGACTGGGAGCCTTCGTCAACCAGGGACAGCGCCAACTTGCCCGAGGGATCGATCTCATCGACCCTCACCGAGAGCTCCTGATTGAGCTCGAGCACATCTTCGACGCGCTCGACGCGCTTTCCACGTCCCAACTTGGAGATATGCACCAATCCATCACGTCCAGGAAGGATGTTGACGAATGCACCAAATTTCGTGATTCCAACGACCTTACCCAGGTAGACAGCACCAAGCGTGGCCTCCGGTGGGTTGAGGATCAACTCGATGCGGCGTTGGACCTCTTTGACCATCTCGCCATCTTTCGAGCCGATAACGACCCGTCCGACCGTGCCATCATCATCGACCGAGATATCACAACCGGTGTCGAGTTGTAGTGCGTTGATATTCTTACCCTTTGGACCGATGATCTCACCGATCTTGTCCATCGGAATCTGGATGGTCACAATACGCGGAGCTGTCGCTGCCACCTCAGAACGCGGAGCCGGGAGCGTCTGTTCGATGACATCGATAATCTGCATCCTCGCGGTGTGGGCTTGCTTGAGCGCCGATGCCAACACCTCTGCTGGGATGCCATCGATCTTGGTGTCCAGCTGGAGTGCCGTCACAAACTCACGTGTCCCCGCTACCTTGAAGTCCATGTCACCAAAAGCATCCTCGGCACCCAGAATATCGGTGAGTGTGACGTACTTGCCATCCTCGTAGATGAGACCCATGGCAATGCCGCCGACAGGCGCCTTGATCGGCACCCCAGCGTCCATCAACGAGAGGGTCGATCCGCAGACCGAAGCCATCGAGGTCGATCCATTGGAGCTTAAGACCTCGGAGACGAGACGGAGCGCATAACTGAACTCCTCCTCACTTGGCACCACTGGAAGAAGCGCTCGCTCAGCGAGCAACCCATGACCAATCTCTCGACGCTTGGGACCACGCATAAAGCCTGGCTCACCGGAGGCGAACGGGGGCATATTGTAGTGGTGCATGTAGCGCTTGGTGTCCTCGACACCCAAGGTGTCGAGTAGCTGATTCATGCGTGGCATGCCCAGCGTGCAGATATTGAGCACCTGGGTCTCGCCTCGCTGGAAAAGACCAGAGCCGTGTGCCGTAGGAATCAGCCCCACCGCCGCAGAGAGGGGACGAATG
The Ferrimicrobium sp. DNA segment above includes these coding regions:
- a CDS encoding polyribonucleotide nucleotidyltransferase, which gives rise to MSAISVERQFTGMDTLIRFETGLLAPQAHGAVVAQLGNTMVLATATTNKQPKDGIDFFPLTVDVEERMYAAGKIPGSFFRREGRASDQAILTCRLIDRPLRPCFPDGFRNDVHVVVTILGADLINPHDVLAINASSAALMMSGIPFEGPIGAVRIALAADGRWIPFPTYQEGDESSFELVVAGRMTSDGSDVAVMMVEAGGTEFTWKAYEAKAAIPTEEVVAAGLVEAKRWIAESIALQQELLAKSTPREPMVWIPVKDYSDEIAEAVATSGRAKLVAANAIADKLERAAAIESVNAQVQEELAARFEDQSGAIKAALRSLLKAVVRDRIVHEGVRIDGRDTSTIRPLSAAVGLIPTAHGSGLFQRGETQVLNICTLGMPRMNQLLDTLGVEDTKRYMHHYNMPPFASGEPGFMRGPKRREIGHGLLAERALLPVVPSEEEFSYALRLVSEVLSSNGSTSMASVCGSTLSLMDAGVPIKAPVGGIAMGLIYEDGKYVTLTDILGAEDAFGDMDFKVAGTREFVTALQLDTKIDGIPAEVLASALKQAHTARMQIIDVIEQTLPAPRSEVAATAPRIVTIQIPMDKIGEIIGPKGKNINALQLDTGCDISVDDDGTVGRVVIGSKDGEMVKEVQRRIELILNPPEATLGAVYLGKVVGITKFGAFVNILPGRDGLVHISKLGRGKRVERVEDVLELNQELSVRVDEIDPSGKLALSLVDEGSQSEPRESEHVPSERKHAPAAVPEPTNRVSFEDSFESELAREIGDLG